Within the Medicago truncatula cultivar Jemalong A17 chromosome 4, MtrunA17r5.0-ANR, whole genome shotgun sequence genome, the region ctcgttaatagagttgacaaagtacaagtgtacaaccactacctccactactcttttttctgtctacgctacaagacaaaacaacagccatgcctgcagaatttgtacgttcaagatgagaatgaatttgaagcttattcttcaaaggactacacccaaaccaggcaaaggatcactggtggataatcaaaggatttcaaacgactctttagacgtgctgattatctcaacgtctctttcacgcctctatataaaggagtgaagacttgaagattgcagagagagatacataagttcaaaagcgccaaaactctgtcaatttgattctacaaagcacactgaatttctgcactgatttgatacatcttagaaattcatagtctagagtctttactgtattgttttgtgaacaccactgattgtatatcaagtgttcaactcaaactcaattctctgtatttttgtttgattagaagtctcttgcctgcgtgcttgagcattagaagtctcttgcttagtgcttgagcattggaagactcttgcgtgtgtgcttgagcatttttgtgaagtctcatacttagaaagtattgagcagttgtaatctttgtgattatagtgaaatctccttggaagtgcaagggggactggactacttccgtgttgtggaaggaaccaggataactgcttgtgtctttgtctttcttttctctgctctgttcttttccgctgcaatctgactctgatcatttcatcagaagcaatcaaactgcttctgaagttttatcagaataagtattttttaagagaaaaagaaaacacaattcaacccccccccccccccccccttcttgtgttttttcacCTTCAAAGTCAAGTTACATTTCAAGGATTATATACATGCTCTTAGACTCTAAACTTCTCTTCGCTCCTTATTACTATTCTACTCTAAAGTATTAAATTACTAGATTATAATAGTGTCAACGACTCTAGAATCTAACGTCACTCTGCAAAGGGTTGTGCTTCTCTCAAGTGATATTTCCATACATAGTCTATGGTCCAGTATGGGTGTACTTCTCTCAAGTAATAATGAATTATGTAATACTTCTCTCAAGTGATAGTGTATTATACCCTATAACACAATTTAAGTGACCTTCTCTCTAGTGATATTGCATCATATGGTTGTTTCTCTCTAGTGATATTGTGTCACTTCCGGTATGCTTCTTCTTTCTAGTGATATTGCAGTATACCAAGCATATGGATCAAATACTTCCCAACTGCGGGTGTGCTTCTCTAACATCATTTAGACTTGTCAGACTCTATTTCGATGATGACAAAATAATCTCATCTCAAGACTCCTAACATCCAATCCCTCCCTTCATTGGCATAGGATACTCCTTAGGAGTACAATCTACAACACAAGTTGGTACTATAATTGTTTCATCGTCTAATGTGGTAATTGTCGATCTACACATAGGCGCATTATATAGTAACATCAatgttttacaaaaaaaaattgacaagcTATATCAATATATGAATTTACATTTCATAACACCAAGTATATCAAGCATCtcatattcaaatatttaaacatTATCAAATACATAGTGGCATGCACAATTTCAATCAACAAAATCAAGTGAGTCAAGTAATCATAACAATCCAATAGCAACATAGCAACTAATTCACAACAACACCAATTACACATGATATAAATCAATCAAGAACTTAATATGTTTTCAATCTTATTTTATCTCACAATTCCATATTTGCACATATgtcttaattgcatttttgaccccttaactaattaaaatacaaaacaactccCCTATGTATTgaatctttggcagttttggcccccaaggccacTTTCGACTTAGTCTtggctgacgtggcacccacatcccttaagtgaggtgccacgtgtcgaccattgtgggtgccacgtcaacgaagactaagtcaaaagtggcattgagagccaaaactgccaaagattcAATACATagaggggctgttttgtattttaattagttagagggtcaaaatcgcaacttttgaaaagatagaggatcaaaaatgcaattaagccatatatatatatatatatatatattagatcaAACACCTTTTACATGGaccataaaaattcattttcattttttttttttttttaaggaaaattcattttcattgttCACAATTAAGTAATTTTATTTGTCCACCTATGAAAAGTGATTGATACCCAACAAACGATAGCCACAAATGAATGGGTTAAAAAGTGTCGAAGCAAACATATGTTAATTGGAAGTGTATGTATAGGTGGCGCAGTGAGGAGCGACATAATCgctaactaaaaaaaaacatgggttTTGTTGGAGCAGCGAGTAGCACATCTTCATTGCTGCACTCTCCGCTTCTATACCCATTTCTcttcccttcttcttcttcttcctcttcttgtCGTCTCCATAGAACCACCACCAAGCAGCTCCGGCCTCCCGTTGTGGTATGTTGCTCTCGTCACCAGCAAGATCCAATATGCAACAAGAGAACGTTTCTGTTAATGGGTGTTGCTGTTCTTCCCTTTCTTAAATTCAACACTGCCGACGCCGCTGTTGAAGGAATTCTTTCATCACCAAGTATGTTTGTTATTACATTATTActctcattgttttatttgttatttatggaccaataaaatcattattattattattattatgacattATCTTGTTTTGTGTGGGGGGATACATGAATGTTTTCGTCGATGACGGTCTTAGAATACGTGGTTGGGCCTAATACAATCTCACAAGTGAGAACTGCCCCCCTCCTATAAACACGTGCTCAGGTCATCTCTCATCCAACGAGAGACTTTTAACATAGGGAGAGTCTATCTTGTTTAAGGTCTAGGATAAAGTACTTATTTCCCCGatgataatttattattatgacaTTGGTACATATGAAATGTTAGTTATAAGAAAATATGTGGTGTGTTTTTTTGTCGCAATTACGAGAAAATAGACACTTTTTTGTTGGTGTTTCAAGTGTGGTTAAAAGTCTTGCattcgatgaaaaaataatgtataagTGGGTGACAGGTATGAAGATGTGGTGTCCAACTCACATGTGTGGTTGCTCTTACCTCGATGTAATTTGAACCTCCAATGTTTTAAGGCTCCCATTAAATTCCAACAATATCAACTACAttaattgttagaattgtttttATACCGGTATGTAATGTGAGATATATGTTTACTAGAAAATCACATATTGTGTATCAAATATTTGAAAGTTTAATGAAGGTGCATTGTTGGTGTAAAACTATTTTGCACCAATGACAATTCAACTTATTGTCACATAAGTTCGTTTTAAAACtgtattttaaagataaattgaTTCTTATTTGTTGTTAATGTAAAATTAGTTTACACCGACTGTGCATACCCCCTTTTCTCAATAGTTAATGTTAAGGGTATATTTGGGGTAAGATTTCAGTTTTAGGCATTAAATAAGCGCCTTGGTCTCggtgatttttataatttatcgCCTAAGAAGCATGACACTCATAGGTTCAGGGGTACCAGCATGGCCGGCCTACGTTGGTATGGGTTGGACATTGACAATCTTACGACATGTGTCAGACACTTCAATAACTCTTTCTTGGCTTCAACACTCCTCTGATACTTTACTTAGGCATTCAAAATATCCTTTAAAAGTGTTACAAAATAGTATTTTAGTTAGGCTTTCAAAATATCCCGCATATAGAAGTCCTAGTCTTCTTTgcttttcatctttctttcccAATTTCCCATTTTCGATTCTCCATTTCCAGTCTCATAATTCGCCTCTTTTTCAGTCTTCATCTTCATTTCATCCCGTGTTCGTAGACAACGTTTCCCTTCTTCTCGGGACTCTGTTCGCAGTCGACGTATCCGCTCTATTCGCAGACGACGTATGCTTTCCGACAATGTCTCAATGCCTCTCTTTAGTCCCGATGTCTCCCTCTCTGACGTTGTCTCGTCGTCTGTATCTTCATCAGCATCCACAAATCCAGGTACCTCTTTGATTGGTTGCATGGTGATTTCAGTAGTAGTTTCATGATGTCTTAGTTTGAAACTTACTCTGCAGTAGATTTTGTGCTTACTGTATATTTGTCAacattttaaaatgtaaaaattagCATCTGTGTGGtgtgtttttaaaatattttgtggtAATCTTGATTCTCAATTTAGATACGTATAAATGATGTTCATATTTGATTTGATCTAATTATAATAAACATAGATATAGACGTGTCGGTGTCCTATATATTGGACATTAGTGGTGTCTCCGCGTCTGTCTCGTGTAGGATCTTTGTGtttgtgtccgtgcttcatagtttaATGCAAACTAAGTCATGTGTACCCAATGGATTTTTCCCAGTGGAAGCATGCTAATTCCGCAAGTGAGGAGATTGTGCACAGGGTTTCTCCTTACTAGGAGTTACTTGGTTCGATCTTTTGTGAAAATAAATCCTCTGGAGAGGGGTCTTACTCTTGTTGCTTTATCAGTCTCAAATGGACAGGTGAAATTGCTATTTATAGCAAACGAAACTAATTAGTATTAGTCTTTATAGCGGACTGGCTTCTTTGAGTGATACTCCGTCACTGTGGTGCTCggtagaaaattttaaaaataaaaaattgtactcGATGCATGCCTTACCCAAATATTTGTTCGATTGAATGCAATGCACTGTTTCAAAATTTGAGACGAATTGAAAGTATTTTTAACTTAATAGATTGATTTTGATGGCCATTTTTAAATTCTCAtacaattatttataaaaacaatacaCCTCATCCAATAATTGTGTTGCATGGGCAGTTTGGGCAGAAAGGTCTTCTTTTGCTATTCTTTATGAGTTTTTTccgattttgcaaaaaaaaaaaaaaaaactaatgataATCAGAATTTTTCAGAGTTtcacattggatgagatataacatgaaaaattgtttataagTGGGAAGCATCCCTCACCTTGTAAGCCAGTTTTGTATGGTTGAGTTAGGTACAACCCAAATTTGAAGGTGGTATCAAAGTTTATCCAAGATCCGTTGGGCTACCAACCATCAGACCACTTGGGTCACGCTCTAAATGTTCAATCCTGAGGTGAAGGATTGTGTAGAAGTGTGTTAATAGTCTCTAGTTGGACGAGATATGACCTGGAAAAAAAGGTGGTCGGCATCTCTCATCTTACAATCCGGTTTTGTAAGATTGAGTTACGCACAACCCAAATTATAAAACGTTCCATGTGATGTTTTGGACAACTTAACTACCATACTCTATGTTGGTGGTTGGCATTCGTAGAGAACGAAATGAGAAGAATATGGAATAaatgttctctctctctctctctcattaaAATTATTCAGCTAAAAAGTTCATAACTAGTTTCCCTACCAATGCAAAATAGGTTTCAACTTCTGAATATAattcttttcttccttctttatATTATGAGTCTAgaacttttattattttcttcaaggATGTAAATATATGGATACTTAACTTCCTTTAGTTAATTAACTATCAAAGCATCAACCTTTCCCTTGCTGTTTTTCTACTTTGTTATTGTGATTTGTGGTATTTTGCAATATACTTTTAAAGCTCCATTAATATGTCAAAAGGAGATCTGCATGTTATCCTTTCTTGAATCATGACTGTGTATGTATATGCATGCATTGTTTTGGCCCTTGCTTTGTTAGAGTGTCTGCGTCCTTAATCTCGTGATGTGGACTATGATTCGCTTTTATTTTCAACTGTTCATTGAAGTATCACTTGGTTCTTTGTTTTAGTAACTTGTGTAATTATCCATTCTCCTTACAGAAGAAAGTGAGGTGAAGATACCGGAGGATAAAAAGCTAGGCGAGGTTTGTTTTCTGTTAAATTCAGATACAAACGTTGAATATTAATTTGTGCCTATTGTTTTGTCCTTTGGATGTTTACGTATTCTAAACTTATTGCTTCTATGGACAGGCAGCACCTGAAATGGAGAAACCATCTACTTCCTTTGTGTCTCTTCTGAATGGAATTGGAATCATATCTTCTGGTCTGTTGGGGGCTCTCTATGCACTCGCTCAGAAAGAAAAGTTGGCTGCTGTTGCAACAATAGAAACAGTAAGGTTCTATGCACTTTAACTATGATTTTAGAAACCGGTAAGACATGTATGGCCTTTGAGGAATGTCTCTCTTCTAAGTTATGTAGCACTGGCATTTCAGATTGACGGTGTGTCTAAGTGTCCGGCATGTATTGGTGCCCAAGACTTGTATGACCTGACACTAACCCATGTTATTACATTCAATCTTTTCAATTTCTCAAATCCTTGTCTCGGTGTTGGTCTTCTGTTCGGTGTATGTGTCTGTTTCAGTGCTTCATAACTTTTAAGTAAAGTCATAGTTTAAAGAGGAAAGTGAGGGATTACTCTTCTCTTTTTGATGTTTCTAGAGGAACGACAATGATTGATCTCTTTCcatctagattttttttaaatggttaattTTCAAAGGAGTATTTTCTTTTTAGTATGTGTTAGTCATATTTTACTGGCTAATGTGCACAGATGAGCAACAAACTGAAGGAAAAAGAAGAGCAGTTCGTTTCATTGTGGAAGAACTACGAGTTGAAGTTATCGAACGAGCAGGAGGAACGAGCCAAACTACTTGGAAAGGCAAAGGAAGAGCAGAAAGCTCTGATCGAACAACTAAATTCTGCAAAGAGTACTGTCACCAGTTTGGGAAAGGAGCTAAAAAGCGAGAAAAGTTTGATTGCAGAGCTAAAACTTCAAATTGACAGACTTGAAATCGATCTTACAAAGGCCGATACGGATAAGAAAGATCTTGAAaacaaattgaaagaaaaggtaGATTCTAttgaaattttacaaaaaagaaTTAATCTGCTTAGTGAAGACCTCAAGGACAAAGAACATGTTGTTCAGAGTCTGAATTCATCTCTTGCAGAAAAGGAGTTGGAATTGAGGAATTTGAACTCTACCTATGACCAAACCAAAGATGAATTATCCAATGCTCATTTGCATGTTCAAGGGTTAAAAGATGAAATACTGAAAAGCCAAGAGGAACTAGAAGGAAAAGATTCCTTGGTGATGGAACTAAATTCAAGAGTGAGTTCCTTAAATCTTGAGAATAATAACTTAAGGAGTGAATATGATGTATTGGAGAAGGAATTCAATGACCAAAAGTTGACGTCTGAAAAGAAGGCCGCTTTGGATGCTaaggttttgaaagaaaaagaagacgaGCTTCATCAGCTAACAGATAAATTTGAACTCGCCTTAAATGAATCAAGCGAAAACCAGGTTGTCATCGCTGATTTAACCAAAGAACGAGAAGGTTTAAAAGAGTTACTAGAGAATGAATCAAAGAAAGTGAGTAATTTGAAGTATGAACTCCAAGTTACTCAAGAGAATCTTGAAAATTCAAGAAATGACTCTGCTGAACTGGAAAAACAGCTAAATAAGTCAAACAATCTGTGCAAAGATCTTGAGCTTCAAGTCTCTAAGCTTTCATCTGAGCTCGCCGAAGTTAAGGAGTTGCTACAGCGTAGACTTGATGATACAAAACTTGAGGCGGAAAAATTAACTACGGAGCTTATAACAGTAAAGGAACATTTGAAGAAAGCCGAAGAAGAGCTGCAAAGTACCTCTCATGAACTAACGACTACACTTGAAACCCGCGATGGCCTACAAAAAGAATTAATTGAGATCTACAAAAAGGCTGAAGTCACATCAGAGGTtttgaaggaagaaaagaaGCTAGCTGCTTCTTTGAATAACGATTTACAGGCTTTGAAGGAGCAAGTATTGAAGGACAAGGAGTCGCGGAGAACTATTGAAATGGATCTCGAGGAGGCTACCAAATCACTAGATGAAATGAATCGAAATTCTGTGATCCTTTCTAGTGAACTAGAAGAGGCTAAATCACTTATTTCTAGCCTTGAAAATGAGAAAGAGGTTCTTGCCAAGTACCTTACAGAACAAAGAAATGCAAGCAAAGAGGCCCAAGAAAACATTGAAGATGCTCATAACCTCATTACTAGACTTGgcaaagagagagagagtttagAGAGCAGAGGGAAGAAATTGGAAGAGGAATTGGCTTCTGCCAAGGGTGAAATATTGCGGTTGAGAAGTCAGATCAGTTCTTCGAAatcaaaagttgttaaaaatgaGCAACAAGTACAGAAAAATGAAGCTGAAACCAattcttcaaaatcaaaagtcGTTAACAATGAGCAGCAAGTACAAAAAAATGAAGCTGAAACCAattcttcaaaatcaaaagttgTTAACAATGAGCAGCAAGTACAGAAAAATGAAGCCGAAACCAAAGAAGTTGTCGTAAGTGCACGGAAGAACGTTCGAAGAAGAAAGACTAATCCTTCATAACAGAGAAAAAATCGAGTTTTGTATtcgaaaataaaattggaagtTGATATTGTTACACTTTATTCACTTTGGATAAGTTTTCATGTTGCAATAGTATTGTACAAATGAAATAACACAGTAGGAAGTGCTGAGCTATACTTTTAGGACTGTTGATTTGTAATAATTTTCATAATGGCCTGAGGAAAAAAAGAATGAGAATGCTTGGTTGTTTTTTGACAGTGAATACTGTTTGATATTCCTTGTCTCTCAACAAAATCATCATGCAACTAGGTTAGAGCATCCAGCAAATTACATGCATGTGATGAAAATAATTCGCATTAGCGTGAATGTAATATGATCCAAAagcattatatttttactcaataaaaaacaaacaaattatatgtagttggtagggatattgcatattatatgcaggggtcggggttcgaacctcggacacttCACTTCTCtgcaatttaattgtgtgagctctagccattagg harbors:
- the LOC11445122 gene encoding MAR-binding filament-like protein 1-1 isoform X2 codes for the protein MGFVGAASSTSSLLHSPLLYPFLFPSSSSSSSCRLHRTTTKQLRPPVVVCCSRHQQDPICNKRTFLLMGVAVLPFLKFNTADAAVEGILSSPKESEVKIPEDKKLGEAAPEMEKPSTSFVSLLNGIGIISSGLLGALYALAQKEKLAAVATIETMSNKLKEKEEQFVSLWKNYELKLSNEQEERAKLLGKAKEEQKALIEQLNSAKSTVTSLGKELKSEKSLIAELKLQIDRLEIDLTKADTDKKDLENKLKEKVDSIEILQKRINLLSEDLKDKEHVVQSLNSSLAEKELELRNLNSTYDQTKDELSNAHLHVQGLKDEILKSQEELEGKDSLVMELNSRVSSLNLENNNLRSEYDVLEKEFNDQKLTSEKKAALDAKVLKEKEDELHQLTDKFELALNESSENQVVIADLTKEREGLKELLENESKKVSNLKYELQVTQENLENSRNDSAELEKQLNKSNNLCKDLELQVSKLSSELAEVKELLQRRLDDTKLEAEKLTTELITVKEHLKKAEEELQSTSHELTTTLETRDGLQKELIEIYKKAEVTSEVLKEEKKLAASLNNDLQALKEQVLKDKESRRTIEMDLEEATKSLDEMNRNSVILSSELEEAKSLISSLENEKEVLAKYLTEQRNASKEAQENIEDAHNLITRLGKERESLESRGKKLEEELASAKGEILRLRSQISSSKSKVVKNEQQVQKNEAETNSSKSKVVNNEQQVQKNEAETNSSKSKVVNNEQQVQKNEAETKEVVVSARKNVRRRKTNPS
- the LOC11445122 gene encoding MAR-binding filament-like protein 1-1 isoform X1, whose translation is MGFVGAASSTSSLLHSPLLYPFLFPSSSSSSSCRLHRTTTKQLRPPVVVCCSRHQQDPICNKRTFLLMGVAVLPFLKFNTADAAVEGILSSPIFIFISSRVRRQRFPSSRDSVRSRRIRSIRRRRMLSDNVSMPLFSPDVSLSDVVSSSVSSSASTNPEESEVKIPEDKKLGEAAPEMEKPSTSFVSLLNGIGIISSGLLGALYALAQKEKLAAVATIETMSNKLKEKEEQFVSLWKNYELKLSNEQEERAKLLGKAKEEQKALIEQLNSAKSTVTSLGKELKSEKSLIAELKLQIDRLEIDLTKADTDKKDLENKLKEKVDSIEILQKRINLLSEDLKDKEHVVQSLNSSLAEKELELRNLNSTYDQTKDELSNAHLHVQGLKDEILKSQEELEGKDSLVMELNSRVSSLNLENNNLRSEYDVLEKEFNDQKLTSEKKAALDAKVLKEKEDELHQLTDKFELALNESSENQVVIADLTKEREGLKELLENESKKVSNLKYELQVTQENLENSRNDSAELEKQLNKSNNLCKDLELQVSKLSSELAEVKELLQRRLDDTKLEAEKLTTELITVKEHLKKAEEELQSTSHELTTTLETRDGLQKELIEIYKKAEVTSEVLKEEKKLAASLNNDLQALKEQVLKDKESRRTIEMDLEEATKSLDEMNRNSVILSSELEEAKSLISSLENEKEVLAKYLTEQRNASKEAQENIEDAHNLITRLGKERESLESRGKKLEEELASAKGEILRLRSQISSSKSKVVKNEQQVQKNEAETNSSKSKVVNNEQQVQKNEAETNSSKSKVVNNEQQVQKNEAETKEVVVSARKNVRRRKTNPS